A genome region from Panthera uncia isolate 11264 chromosome A3 unlocalized genomic scaffold, Puncia_PCG_1.0 HiC_scaffold_11, whole genome shotgun sequence includes the following:
- the THBD gene encoding thrombomodulin, translated as MLRVLLLGVLAPAGLGLSAPPGPQPRGSQCVEHDCFALFPGPATFPAASQACEQLGGHLMTVRSSVAADVISLLLSGDSGDSPRLWIGLQLQHGCHDPEQLGPLRGFQWVTGDNRTSYSRWARLHVDRAPLCGPLCVAVSEAGALASGEPAWEEQQCDAEADGFFCEFHFAASCRPLLVDSGAVAAAGVAITYSTPFRALGADFQALPVGSSAAVEPFGVELECMAPRGEAEARWGREAPGAWECSVENGGCEHTCNRSAGTSHCLCPADAALQADGRSCAAAPEEQSCYELCEHFCIPSPDVPGSYSCMCETGYQLAADQHRCEDVDDCIQVPSPCPQLCVNTQGAFTCHCYPGYDMVDGECLEPVDPCFGSNCEYQCQSVGQNDYRCICAEGFVPSPQAPHRCQMFCNQTTCPADCDPNNPDSCQCPDGYILDDGYICTDIDECENGDCPYACRNLPGTYECICGPDSSFAGQVATDCDPTKINGDNDSDSDSDSGSGEPPVSQTPSTTSIPSQVGPLHSGVLIGISIASLSLVVALLALLCHLRKKQGTTRAELEYKCGSPAKEVVLQQVRTERTPQKL; from the coding sequence ATGCTTCGGGTCCTGCTCCTCGGTGTTCTGGCCCCCGCTGGCCTGGGGCTCTCCGCACCTCCAGGGCCGCAGCCACGCGGCAGCCAGTGCGTGGAGCACGACTGCTTCGCGCTCTTCCCCGGCCCCGCGACCTTCCCCGCCGCCAGCCAGGCCTGCGAGCAGCTGGGGGGCCACCTGATGACCGTGCGTTCCTCAGTGGCGGCTGATGTCATTTCCCTGCTACTGAGCGGCGACAGCGGCGACAGCCCGCGCCTCTGGATCGGCTTGCAGCTCCAGCACGGCTGCCACGACCCCGAGCAACTCGGGCCCTTGCGCGGCTTCCAGTGGGTTACAGGAGACAACCGCACCAGCTACAGCAGGTGGGCGCGGCTCCACGTCGACAGGGCGCCTCTCTGCGGTCCCCTGTGCGTCGCAGTCTCGGAGGCCGGGGCCCTAGCATCCGGCGAGCCGGCCTGGGAGGAGCAGCAGTGCGACGCGGAGGCCGACGGTTTCTTCTGCGAGTTCCACTTCGCAGCCTCCTGCAGGCCCCTGCTCGTGGACTCTGGCGCGGTGGCGGCCGCCGGTGTAGCGATCACCTATAGCACCCCGTTCCGGGCCCTTGGCGCTGACTTCCAGGCGCTGCCGGTGGGTAGCTCCGCCGCTGTAGAGCCCTTCGGAGTGGAGCTGGAGTGCATGGCGCCGCGGGGAGAGGCCGAGGCGCGCTGGGGCCGGGAAGCGCCTGGCGCCTGGGAATGCAGCGTGGAGAACGGCGGCTGCGAGCACACTTGCAACCGGAGCGCCGGGACGTCGCACTGCCTCTGCCCAGCTGACGCCGCCCTGCAGGCGGACGGGCGCTCCTGCGCCGCCGCGCCTGAGGAGCAGTCCTGCTACGAACTTTGCGAGCATTTCTGCATTCCCAGCCCGGACGTGCCTGGTTCCTACTCGTGCATGTGTGAGACCGGCTACCAGCTGGCTGCAGACCAGCACCGGTGCGAGGACGTGGACGACTGTATCCAGGTGCCCAGTCCCTGCCCGCAACTCTGTGTTAATACGCAGGGCGCCTTCACTTGCCACTGCTACCCGGGCTACGACATGGTGGACGGCGAATGCTTGGAGCCCGTGGACCCGTGCTTCGGGAGTAACTGCGAGTACCAGTGCCAGTCCGTGGGCCAAAATGACTATCGCTGCATCTGCGCCGAGGGCTTCGTACCTAGCCCTCAGGCCCCGCACAGGTGCCAGATGTTCTGCAACCAGACTACATGCCCAGCTGACTGCGACCCCAACAACCCGGATTCCTGCCAGTGCCCTGATGGCTACATCCTGGACGATGGCTACATTTGCACGGACATCGATGAGTGTGAGAATGGAGACTGCCCCTATGCGTGCCGCAACCTCCCTGGCACGTACGAGTGCATCTGCGGGCCTGACTCGTCCTTTGCCGGCCAGGTTGCCACTGACTGTGACCCCACCAAGATAAACGGTGACAATGACAGTGACAGTGACAGTGACAGTGGCTCTGGGGAGCCCCCCGTCAGCCAGACTCCTAGCACCACCTCCATCCCCTCGCAGGTAGGGCCCCTGCATTCTGGAGTGCTCATCGGCATCTCCATCGCCAGCCTATCTCTGGTTGTAGCTCTTTTGGCGCTCTTGTGCCACCTGCGCAAGAAGCAAGGCACCACGCGGGCAGAGCTGGAGTACAAGTGTGGGTCCCCAGCCAAGGAGGTGGTGCTGCAGCAAGTGCGAACCGAGCGGACGCCTCAGAAGCTCTGA
- the CD93 gene encoding complement component C1q receptor isoform X1 yields the protein MATSAGLLLPLLLLGQPWAGAGAPREAVVCAGNACYTAHWGKLSAAEAQSHCSKNGGNLATVKSEEEAWNIQRALAQLLELEEALEARMGKFWIGLQREKAKCLDSSLPLKGFSWVGGGEDTLYTNWNREVRSSCVSRRCVSLLLYLSLPSHASHLSKWSEGPCGTPNSPGSNIEGFVCKFSFKGMCQPLALGGPGRVEYRTPFQATSSSLDTVPFASVANVACGDGDEGREHYFLCKEKASDVFDWGSSGPLCVSPKYGCSFNNGGCQQDCFEGGDGSFRCGCRPGFRLLDDLVTCASRNPCSSSPCKGAATCVLGPHRKNYTCLCPQGYQLDSSQQDCVDVDECQDSPCPQECVNTPGGFHCECWVGYEPRGPGEEACQDVDECASGHSPCSQDCTNTDGSFHCFCKEGYVLAGEDGTQCLDVDECEGPEHGLCEGLCLNTQGSFRCSCLPGWELGPDGVSCTAGSTSLAPQTGPPQGEDMGDREGNLVYSSTISRPTGDSEGTSKEPPTMKRPSLPSEAPTTLTASDMLAPSGPPGEWMEPITHHPKATTDRGENMDEAKQSDNGTDGQKLLLFYILGTVVAILLLLALALGLLVYRKRKAKREEEKEKKPQNAADSYSWAPERAENRALENQYRLVSIQHPALIPTSALLSAHNRLSSTRRTQVTCRLVAVTTQNRLGMCFLPGIPKSASQNQGALLFLALP from the exons ATGGCCACCTCTGCCGgcctgctgctgccgctgctgctccTGGGCCAGCCCTGGGCGGGGGCTGGAGCTCCCAGGGAAGCTGTGGTGTGCGCGGGGAATGCCTGCTACACAGCCCACTGGGGCAAGCTGAGTGCGGCCGAGGCCCAGAGTCACTGCAGCAAGAATGGGGGAAACCTGGCCACTGTGAAGAGTGAAGAGGAGGCTTGGAACATCCAGCGAGCCCTGGCCCAGCTCTTGGAGTTGGAGGAGGCCCTAGAAGCTCGGATGGGCAAGTTCTGGATCGGGCTCCAGCGCGAAAAGGCAAAGTGCTTAGACTCCAGCTTGCCGCTGAAAGGCTTCAGCTGGGTGGGCGGCGGGGAAGACACACTTTACACCAACTGGAACAGGGAGGTCAGGAGCTCCTGCGTCTCTAGGCGCTGTGTATCCCTGCtgctctatctgtctctgccGTCTCATGCCAGCCACCTCTCCAAATGGTCTGAGGGCCCCTGTGGGACCCCAAACTCTCCTGGAAGCAACATCGAGGGCTTTGTGTGCAAGTTCAGTTTCAAAGGCATGTGCCAGCCTCTGGCTCTGGGGGGCCCAGGCCGGGTGGAATACAGGACCCCGTTCCAGGCCACCAGCTCCTCCCTGGACACTGTGCCCTTCGCCTCTGTGGCTAACGTGGCCTGTGGGGATGGGGACGAGGGTCGGGAGCATTACTTCCTGTGTAAGGAGAAGGCCTCAGATGTGTTCGACTGGGGCAGCTCAGGCCCCCTCTGTGTTAGCCCCAAGTACGGCTGCAGCTTCAACAACGGGGGCTGCCAGCAAGACTGTTTCGAGGGTGGTGATGGCTCCTTCCGCTGTGGCTGTCGGCCGGGATTCAGGCTGCTGGATGACCTAGTGACCTGTGCCTCCCGGAACCCTTGCAGCTCCAGTCCCTGCAAAGGGGCAGCCACCTGTGTCCTGGGACCCCACAGGAAGAACTACACGTGTCTCTGCCCCCAAGGCTACCAGCTGGACTCAAGTCAGCAGGACTGTGTGGATGTGGACGAGTGCCAGGACTCCCCCTGCCCACAAGAGTGTGTCAACACCCCTGGGGGCTTCCACTGTGAGTGCTGGGTGGGCTACGAGCCCCGTGGCCCTGGGGAGGAGGCCTGTCAGGATGTGGACGAGTGTGCCTCTGGTCACTCGCCCTGCTCCCAGGACTGCACTAACACGGATGGCTCGTTCCACTGCTTCTGCAAGGAGGGCTATGTCCTGGCTGGGGAGGATGGCACCCAGTGCCTGGATGTGGACGAGTGTGAGGGCCCGGAGCATGGCCTTTGTGAGGGCTTGTGCCTCAATACGCAGGGGTCCTTCCGCTGCAGCTGCCTGCCAGGCTGGGAGCTGGGCCCGGATGGGGTCTCTTGTACCGCAGGGTCCACGTCTCTGGCACCACAGACTGGGCCTCCCCAGGGAGAGGATATGGGAGATAGAGAGGGGAATCTTGTGTATTCTTCCACAATATCCAGGCCCACCGGGGACTCCGAGGGCACCTCCAAGGAGCCACCCACCATGAAGAGACCCTCCCTCCCATCTGAGGCTCCCACCACCCTGACTGCGTCTGACATGCTGGCTCCCAGTGGGCCCCCTGGTGAATGGATGGAGCCCATCACCCATCACCCCAAGGCTACCACAGATCGTGGGGAGAATATGGATGAGGCCAAACAAAGTGACAACGGCACCGATGGGCAAAAGCTGCTTTTGTTCTATATCCTGGGCACAGTGGTAGCCATCTTACTCTTACTAGCTCTGGCTCTTGGACTTCTGGTCTATCGCAAGCGGAAagcaaagagggaggaggagaaggagaaaaagcccCAGAACGCTGCTGACAGCTACTCCTGGGCTCCAGAGCGGGCTGAGAACAGGGCCTTGGAGAATCAGTACAG attggtttccatacaacacccagcgctcatcccaacaagcgccctcctctctgcccacaACCGCTTGAGTAGCACCAGGAGGACTCAGGTCACCTGCAGGCTTGTTGCTGTCACCACGCAGAACAGATTAGGAATGTGTTTCCTTCCGGGGATTCCCAAGTCTGCCTCTCAAAACCAGGGTGCCCTATTGTTTCTGGCTTTGCCTTAG
- the CD93 gene encoding complement component C1q receptor isoform X2, with protein sequence MATSAGLLLPLLLLGQPWAGAGAPREAVVCAGNACYTAHWGKLSAAEAQSHCSKNGGNLATVKSEEEAWNIQRALAQLLELEEALEARMGKFWIGLQREKAKCLDSSLPLKGFSWVGGGEDTLYTNWNREVRSSCVSRRCVSLLLYLSLPSHASHLSKWSEGPCGTPNSPGSNIEGFVCKFSFKGMCQPLALGGPGRVEYRTPFQATSSSLDTVPFASVANVACGDGDEGREHYFLCKEKASDVFDWGSSGPLCVSPKYGCSFNNGGCQQDCFEGGDGSFRCGCRPGFRLLDDLVTCASRNPCSSSPCKGAATCVLGPHRKNYTCLCPQGYQLDSSQQDCVDVDECQDSPCPQECVNTPGGFHCECWVGYEPRGPGEEACQDVDECASGHSPCSQDCTNTDGSFHCFCKEGYVLAGEDGTQCLDVDECEGPEHGLCEGLCLNTQGSFRCSCLPGWELGPDGVSCTAGSTSLAPQTGPPQGEDMGDREGNLVYSSTISRPTGDSEGTSKEPPTMKRPSLPSEAPTTLTASDMLAPSGPPGEWMEPITHHPKATTDRGENMDEAKQSDNGTDGQKLLLFYILGTVVAILLLLALALGLLVYRKRKAKREEEKEKKPQNAADSYSWAPERAENRALENQYSPTPGTDC encoded by the exons ATGGCCACCTCTGCCGgcctgctgctgccgctgctgctccTGGGCCAGCCCTGGGCGGGGGCTGGAGCTCCCAGGGAAGCTGTGGTGTGCGCGGGGAATGCCTGCTACACAGCCCACTGGGGCAAGCTGAGTGCGGCCGAGGCCCAGAGTCACTGCAGCAAGAATGGGGGAAACCTGGCCACTGTGAAGAGTGAAGAGGAGGCTTGGAACATCCAGCGAGCCCTGGCCCAGCTCTTGGAGTTGGAGGAGGCCCTAGAAGCTCGGATGGGCAAGTTCTGGATCGGGCTCCAGCGCGAAAAGGCAAAGTGCTTAGACTCCAGCTTGCCGCTGAAAGGCTTCAGCTGGGTGGGCGGCGGGGAAGACACACTTTACACCAACTGGAACAGGGAGGTCAGGAGCTCCTGCGTCTCTAGGCGCTGTGTATCCCTGCtgctctatctgtctctgccGTCTCATGCCAGCCACCTCTCCAAATGGTCTGAGGGCCCCTGTGGGACCCCAAACTCTCCTGGAAGCAACATCGAGGGCTTTGTGTGCAAGTTCAGTTTCAAAGGCATGTGCCAGCCTCTGGCTCTGGGGGGCCCAGGCCGGGTGGAATACAGGACCCCGTTCCAGGCCACCAGCTCCTCCCTGGACACTGTGCCCTTCGCCTCTGTGGCTAACGTGGCCTGTGGGGATGGGGACGAGGGTCGGGAGCATTACTTCCTGTGTAAGGAGAAGGCCTCAGATGTGTTCGACTGGGGCAGCTCAGGCCCCCTCTGTGTTAGCCCCAAGTACGGCTGCAGCTTCAACAACGGGGGCTGCCAGCAAGACTGTTTCGAGGGTGGTGATGGCTCCTTCCGCTGTGGCTGTCGGCCGGGATTCAGGCTGCTGGATGACCTAGTGACCTGTGCCTCCCGGAACCCTTGCAGCTCCAGTCCCTGCAAAGGGGCAGCCACCTGTGTCCTGGGACCCCACAGGAAGAACTACACGTGTCTCTGCCCCCAAGGCTACCAGCTGGACTCAAGTCAGCAGGACTGTGTGGATGTGGACGAGTGCCAGGACTCCCCCTGCCCACAAGAGTGTGTCAACACCCCTGGGGGCTTCCACTGTGAGTGCTGGGTGGGCTACGAGCCCCGTGGCCCTGGGGAGGAGGCCTGTCAGGATGTGGACGAGTGTGCCTCTGGTCACTCGCCCTGCTCCCAGGACTGCACTAACACGGATGGCTCGTTCCACTGCTTCTGCAAGGAGGGCTATGTCCTGGCTGGGGAGGATGGCACCCAGTGCCTGGATGTGGACGAGTGTGAGGGCCCGGAGCATGGCCTTTGTGAGGGCTTGTGCCTCAATACGCAGGGGTCCTTCCGCTGCAGCTGCCTGCCAGGCTGGGAGCTGGGCCCGGATGGGGTCTCTTGTACCGCAGGGTCCACGTCTCTGGCACCACAGACTGGGCCTCCCCAGGGAGAGGATATGGGAGATAGAGAGGGGAATCTTGTGTATTCTTCCACAATATCCAGGCCCACCGGGGACTCCGAGGGCACCTCCAAGGAGCCACCCACCATGAAGAGACCCTCCCTCCCATCTGAGGCTCCCACCACCCTGACTGCGTCTGACATGCTGGCTCCCAGTGGGCCCCCTGGTGAATGGATGGAGCCCATCACCCATCACCCCAAGGCTACCACAGATCGTGGGGAGAATATGGATGAGGCCAAACAAAGTGACAACGGCACCGATGGGCAAAAGCTGCTTTTGTTCTATATCCTGGGCACAGTGGTAGCCATCTTACTCTTACTAGCTCTGGCTCTTGGACTTCTGGTCTATCGCAAGCGGAAagcaaagagggaggaggagaaggagaaaaagcccCAGAACGCTGCTGACAGCTACTCCTGGGCTCCAGAGCGGGCTGAGAACAGGGCCTTGGAGAATCAGTACAG TCCAACGCCAGGGACGGACTGCTGA